The nucleotide sequence GCACACGTTTGGGCGCTGTGGAGCGACAGGACCTGTGCATGCGATACGCCCCGCCCGGCCTCTGCGTGAACGACTTCGCCGTCCTGCGCGACGAGGACGGCACGTACGCGGTGCTGCACCTGCAGGGGCCCTGGACAACGGACTTCGACCATCTGCGGATGGAGACCTCCTACGGCCGGGCCACCTCCACCGACCTGGTCCACTGGCAGCCCCAGGGCACCCCCTTCGGCAACGGTCTGCCGGGCCGCTTCGACCAGCAGGCGGTGTGGACGATGCATCCGATCCCTCACGGCGACGGAATGGCGATGTTCTACACGGGCGTCAGCGGTCTCACACCGGGCGGCTGGCCCCTCCAGTCCATCGGGCTGGCGCACTCCGGGCGCACCGACGGCACAGCCTGGCGCCGCCACGGGAGCGTGCCGGTCGTCGAGGCTGATCCGCGCTGGTACCGCACCGGTGAACGCATGGGCTGGCGCGACCCGTTCGTCGTACGCGACGACGAGAGGGACGGCTGGGTCATGGTCGTCTGCGCCAGCGACGCCTCCCTCCCGGTGGAGGTCAGCGGCTGCGTCGCGCTGGCCACTTCCGAGGACCTGGAGCACTGGACCGTCCACCCGCCGCTCATCTCACCCGGCGACGTCGACGAGTTGGAGTGCCCGGTCCTGGAACACCTCGACGACGGAACCTGGCTGCTGCTCGGCTCCATCGGCGCCACCCGCGGTTTCGAGGCGTGGACCGCCCCGAGCCTGCGGGGCCCCTGGACCCGGCGCGGCCCGCTCGGCCCGACCGGCACCTACGCCCCGCGCGTCATCGCCGCGCCCGACGGCTCCCGCGTCGTACTGCACACCACGCCCCGCCAAGTCGGCCTCACCGACACCGGGCAGCGGTGCCGCGGCATGCTCGCCCAGCCCAAATCCCTTGTCGTTCACGGCGATTGCGCGCCCCGACTGCAATGGTGGCCCGGCCTGGACGGCTGGCTCGGCGAAGAGACCGACCGCCCCGCCCCGCACGCGGTCGGCGACATCGACATCTCCGGCCCGGTCGAGATCACCCTGCGCACGGACACGCCCGGCGGCGGCCGTTGCGCCCTCGCCGTGGGCTGCGACGGCAAGAACCTCTGGATCACCGGCCCCGACGGGACCCGGCTCGGCGAGACCGTCCTGACAAACCCCGCCACCACCTTGCGCATCCTCACCGTCGGGGAGTACATCGAGGTCTACGCCGACAACGTCTTCGCCCTGACCACCCTGTGCTACTCCGGCCACCCCGCCCCGTGGACAGCCTTCGCCGAAGGACACGAGCGCCCCGTCCCCGTCCGCCCGGTCCGCCTGCCCGACCCTCACCGCGACGACGCCTCGGCCATCTGGCCCGGCCCCTCACCGCGCTGACCCGACCTCCCCTCCGGAAAGGCCCCGTCATGCCCGCCGTGAACGTCACCGCCGACGGTCTCCGCTTCCCCGACGGCTTCCTGTGGGGAGCCTCCACCGCCGCCCACCAGATCGAGGGCAACAACGTCAACAGCGACTGGTGGCACATGGAGCACAGCGGCGGCTCTGTCGCCGAACCCAGCCTCGACGCCGCCGACAGCTACCACCGGTGGCGCGAGGACATGGACCTGCTGGCCCGGCTCGGCTTCACCGACTACCGCTTCAGCATCGAATGGGCCCGCATCGAGCCCATACCCGGCCACTTCTCCAAGGCGGAGATCGCCCACTACCGGCGCATGGTCGACGGCGCGCTCGAACGCGGCCTGCGCCCCATGGTGACCCTGCACCACTTCACCGTGCCGCACTGGTTCGCCGAGCGGGGCGGCTGGACCGCCAAGGGCGCCGTCGAACGGTTCGAGCGGTACGTACAGGCCACCGCACCGATCATCGGCGAGGGCGTACGGCACGTGTGCACCATCAACGAACCCAACATGATCGCGGTCGCCGGAGCCATCCGCGAACTGGGCACCGAAGCACCTCCCACGGCGGGACTCGTGCTGCCCGACAAGGCCACCACCGACGCCCTGATCAAGGCACACCACCGCGCGAGGGCCGCAGTCAAGGCGATCTCCGACGACATCCAGGTCGGCTGGTCCATCGCCAACCAGGTCTACCAGGCCCTGCCGGGCGCCGAAGCCACCACCGCCGCCTACAGCCACCCCCGCGAAGACGTCTTCATCGAAGCCGCCCGCGACGACGAATGGATCGGCGTCCAGTCCTACACCCGCACCAGGATCACCACCGACGGCCCCCTCCCCGCCCCCGACGACGCCGAACGCACCCTCACCGGCTGGGAGTACTACCCGCAGGCCATCGGACACGCGCTGCGCCACACCGCCGAGATCGTCGGCGACGTCCCCCTGATCGTCACCGAGAACGGCATCGCCACCGACGACGACACCCGCCGCATCG is from Streptomyces sp. NBC_01314 and encodes:
- a CDS encoding mucin-1 codes for the protein MRYAPPGLCVNDFAVLRDEDGTYAVLHLQGPWTTDFDHLRMETSYGRATSTDLVHWQPQGTPFGNGLPGRFDQQAVWTMHPIPHGDGMAMFYTGVSGLTPGGWPLQSIGLAHSGRTDGTAWRRHGSVPVVEADPRWYRTGERMGWRDPFVVRDDERDGWVMVVCASDASLPVEVSGCVALATSEDLEHWTVHPPLISPGDVDELECPVLEHLDDGTWLLLGSIGATRGFEAWTAPSLRGPWTRRGPLGPTGTYAPRVIAAPDGSRVVLHTTPRQVGLTDTGQRCRGMLAQPKSLVVHGDCAPRLQWWPGLDGWLGEETDRPAPHAVGDIDISGPVEITLRTDTPGGGRCALAVGCDGKNLWITGPDGTRLGETVLTNPATTLRILTVGEYIEVYADNVFALTTLCYSGHPAPWTAFAEGHERPVPVRPVRLPDPHRDDASAIWPGPSPR
- a CDS encoding glycoside hydrolase family 1 protein translates to MPAVNVTADGLRFPDGFLWGASTAAHQIEGNNVNSDWWHMEHSGGSVAEPSLDAADSYHRWREDMDLLARLGFTDYRFSIEWARIEPIPGHFSKAEIAHYRRMVDGALERGLRPMVTLHHFTVPHWFAERGGWTAKGAVERFERYVQATAPIIGEGVRHVCTINEPNMIAVAGAIRELGTEAPPTAGLVLPDKATTDALIKAHHRARAAVKAISDDIQVGWSIANQVYQALPGAEATTAAYSHPREDVFIEAARDDEWIGVQSYTRTRITTDGPLPAPDDAERTLTGWEYYPQAIGHALRHTAEIVGDVPLIVTENGIATDDDTRRIAYTTGALQEISAAMEDGLDVRGYLHWSALDNYEWGSYKPTFGLIAFDPDTFERTPKPSAAWLGGLARTGLLPRAS